The genomic DNA AACAATTGTATACttgtttttatatgaatatacattttcaaaagcTCTCCAGAAATAAATGCACAAAGGGCACTTGCTCATATAGAaccatatttaattttaaaaagatctgccaaactttttttttaatgtgcattagtgttttccCTGCTTGTTTGTGTGACTGTGtaggattccttggaactggagttacagacaattgtgagctgccatatgagtgttgggaattgaacctgggtcctttggaagagcagccagtgctcttaactgctgagcagtttctccagctcctgccagtggcacatacctttaatacctgCATTCAGGagtcaggcaggcagatctctatgaattcaaggccagcctggtctacagagctagttccaggacagtcagagctattacacagagaaatcctgtctcacaaaaacaacaaacaaacaaaaaagaatggttgttttgtgatggggaggtccttctgtgtatttttatcttcttattggttgttgaataaagtactgtttggccaatgaggcagcaagttaggtgggactaggagtcgagggggttctgggaaatgtagtaaagaattcTTaccatccaggcaggaagtgacataccaggcagactcatatataagcaaggacaagaaggaagttgttccttttctcttgcttttcctcctggtctctgctctggagtcgccatgtgatctgacagcaagagagggcaccagtggaaggtatccttggtaagataagataagtcttataaaatatagagatttatgataattaaggctgagctagcatataagaaatcctagtcttagaccaagcagcatttgtacctaatataagtctctctgtgttacttgggaccttaacgtggtgttGGGCAGAACTtaggcagctttggcagaaagacttatcataacagttttgggctggagagatgggtcagaggttaggagcactagctgcacttccagaggtcctgagttcaaatctcagcaaccacatggtgactcacagcaatctataatgagatctggtgccctcttctgacatgcaggcagaacaatgtatacataataaatagatcttaaaatTATCGTTCTATGCCTTCCTATCCATGATAGACGGTACATTTGAACTATGTTCTCttcattaaaaagagaaaaggatgaTAATTCCTGGGGCTGGTGatagggctcagtggttaaaatgctTGTtacacaagtatgaggacctgagttcagatctcaacATCCATGTAAATGACAACAATTACAGGGGGGCATGGCaacccacctgtaattccagtcttgGAAGGCTGAGATGAGAGTCCCAGAGTAAGTTTGCTAGCAAGGTTAGCTGTATCAGTAAGCTCTGTGTTTGATtgggagatcctgcctcaatgaataatgGAAGAGTGGTGGAGGATTTGTGACATCAACCGTGGACTTCCATATAAATGTGCACACAAGTGCGTAAACACACCtccaacatatacacacatgcatctctctctctctctctctctctctctctctctctctcttacacacacacacacacacacacacacacacacacacacacacacctacctggggggggatttgcttttgtttcttgagacagggtgcctctatgtagtcctggtcaTCCTGGAATTAGATATGTATACTtgtctggtctcaaacttactgagatctgtctgcctctgtttcccaaggactggattaaaggcatcaaGGCTTGTGCCACTGCACTTGGGTAagtgatgtgggaggtccttctgtatgcagCAAATATGTGTGGCTTTTAgtgtttgatgaataaagctgatttggcaaatggccaggcagaatagagccaggtgggcaATCCAAACAGTTATGgagggaaagaaggcagagtcagggagactcTATTAAGCCACAGGGGAAGCAAGGTGTGAGGTAACAAGGAACCCAGGAGCCTCGTGGTAAAATATGGAATAATAGAAATggagtaagatgccagaacattactaGTAAGCCACGGCCACCTgctacacagattagtagaaatgggttaatttaattgtgagaccaagtcagtaatatgcctgagccattggccaaacaattgtaatatTAAGCCTTAGGGTGGTTATAAGTGGCTGCAAGAAGGGGTGGAATACATAGTTTCCAGCCACATTTGGTGCCCACTGTCTGGTGTGGATCCTCTTAAGACCtaaaaaagctttaaaagggttctaaacacacagacacagagccaCACTGGGTTCCTAGTCTTTCATGCTGGCTGAGATGCGGAGAGAGAGGTATCTCCAGACAGCTGCCTGAGAGGGTCACCAACCACCATGAGCTAAGCAGAATGGTGGATTCCACAGTCTGTTAAAGTGGCTGCAGTGCAGAGAGGCTTCTTCCAGCCACTCATTGCCTATGGGCTTGAGAAGTAAGAGCTCATCTGCATGCTACTTAGTACTGCTTCCCAGAGTTTGTGAGGGGTGGTAAGTGtgactctctctgtttcctccccATGTTGGAAAGCCAAAGTGGGCACTCTGGTCCTAGCCACTTCCACTTAACAATTTAAATCAATGGTCACAAAATGACTATAGATACCCAATAAGGACAgcttcagacaaaaaaaaaaaaaaaaaaaaagcctctaaATGGGTTACaatgtgtaacttatcttttgttataactaaggaaaaccataaccataactatctgtcttcaactccatcaaagaccccagaaggataatatataagctCTAGAATTGATAGAGACATCTTATTGCCTGGAAAATCacccaaagtgacacacttcctccaataagaccacacctcccaatgttcctccctttgggggccttttttttttcagagcaccaccttccactccctggcccccaaagttATAAGCCATTATAAACCATATCATAATGTGAAAAATtcttcagtccaacttcaaaagtccccatagtctgtcACAGTCTCACCAGTGTTAAAAGgataaagttcaaagtctcttctgagattcgtacaatctcttaactgtaatcccctttaaaaatcaaaatcaaaaagcagatcacatactttcaacatataatggcacaggatatatattactattccaaaatgtagggacaggagcataataaagaaatactacTGGGCCAAAGCAAATCTAAAAACCAGCTGGGAAAATTCCAAACTGCGTCTCCATGTCAGATGTCAAAGCACTCTCCAGATCTCCATCTTCATTCAGGTTCCATTCATTGTTAGCAGCACTCCTTGGAAGGTATCCCATgattctggcatctctaacatcatggggtctccaaggcaatccaggattcaacttcacagcttcattcaatgacctctctaggcctccattcaggaaaACCCTTGACACATGCtgggcctcagcagctttccttagtttcAAAGACAAATTCCACAGCTACTTTCTTCTCTCCAGGCTGAATATGCCAATTTcagctgcttgctggggctggaacatggccccctcgctcaattacatcttcatcagctttctgtctttcactacctaagcttggctgtcctgaaactagatctgtagaccagggtggcctcagatGCATCAATCTGCCAgcctttgccttcccagtgctaggattaaaggtatgcaccaccatacctggctctaagcttttttttagttccttttcacaagttacACACTTAGCTTGGTGGACTCTTACCCTCAGGTCACCGCTCCCtttgttccatttcttaatctatttATCTTCTTGAACACAGGGCCTAAGTCCATTCTGTTTAACTCCGTTCTGTTTTtcctcaaattttacattttatcattgtaaatcttcattagagttaccactaataaccaaaCAACAGAGTCTGTACTAGGCTGTTTTAAGATTTCCTCTGCCAgtggaattaatccaaatctcttcattttagcctcaggTAGAATCTTcagacaaagacaaaaagcagagccacattcttcaccaaaatagtTACAAGAAAGATCTCTAGGTAACATACTAAAattattctcctctgaaacctgtAGAGTGAATCCCCAACAGTTCAAGTAGCTCTTTGCATCACTGTCCTCCATGcttctactagtatggcccattaagcagtgctcaaagcattccactgctttcctaacccaaactcccaaagtACATATTTCTCCCAAGAAAAACACACTCCATCCTATTACAGAAATACCTCAATCCtcggtaccaacttctgtcttaggggtTTTAtccctgtgaagagacaccatgaccagggcaactcttataaaggaaaaacatttaattggagtggcttgcattttcagaggctcagtccattatcatcatcgtGGGGAGCATGGTCTCACTGTCAaactgagcaaagcttgagcaaaagaggccTCGAGGACTGCCATCACAGTGActcacttctccaacaaggccacacctcctagtagtgccactcccttttttggggccattttctttcaaaccaccacagtggagCCGTGTAGtaagaacatggaagacagtggttcTGAAAGTGATGTAAATTATAatggcctggctcaagaggtttcaaaagagAAGGATATTAGTAAGTTCTTGTGATACTTTGGTCAAGGATATGGTGCTTTTTGCCCAGGTcctaaaaatctgcctgaggctaaatcgAAGAGTTTTGATTAACAgcattggcagaggagatttcaagatagcctagtattgactgtgtTGCTTGGTTATTAATAGCCACTCTTAGGCAGttctataatgaaaagaagcaagccagtaagcagccctcctccatggcctctgcatcagcacctgccgccaggttcctgccctcacaGCTGTAGATGATGAGCTGTTAAATGGAACTGTGGATAAAATTAACCTCCCCCTCCccaagttgctatggtcatggtgtttcatcacggcAATAGTAACACAAATAGTAAGACAATAGTAACACAATAGTAAGACAAAGCCCTAGGTTGATAGAGATGCCAGGATCATGAATCTTCCACCAAGAAAAGCTGCAAGCCCAGAACAACACCTACCCAAGAGAGAGGCTGTGTATGCTACAGGTAACAGAATGTGAGGGTTGGGGCTAAGTCTGTTGTagctccaataaggccacataaGCCCTGTGAGCCCTTGACAACAGACACCAGGCTCAGGGGTTTGTGTCTTCCCTGCTGCCTGTGGTCTTACACTGGTCTGAGCTTTTATTGTGTTCTCCTATCTACTGGAGTGAAAACGTTTGCTCCTTGCCATTGTGTATGTGACATGTATAACTTAATTTTACCTTGGAACCAAGAAGACTTTAAATCCACCTGCTTTAGCTTCCTGACTGCTGACATTCCAGacctgagccaccatgcccagctctgaatTTGTTTTTAACAATATAAAAACGATTGAGATTTGGGGCCTTTTAGAGATTAACATGTATTTTGTATTATGAAATCAACATTAGACCTTATGGTCCTTGAGTGAAATGTTATGATATAAAGTGATTTGTTTGGGTATCAGGTTtgtgggaaacttttttttttctgtcaaaggTGGCAGTATTACCAAGGGGCAGTATTCCAAGAATTTCCCTCATCTTGTGAGCCTCTTGTGTATGTGCTTGTCTGTCCAATCTCTGGATATTCCTGAGACTCACCTATCACAGCCTTCCTCTTcacacaaatttttatttatttttggtttttcaagacagggtttctctgtgtagccctggttatcctggaactcgctctgtagaccaggctggcctcaaactcacagagatctgcctgcctctgcctctgtgtcctgggaTCAGAGGCATGCATCTTTATACCCTGTCCAGGAGTTGGTTTTCATGGCTAAGAGCTGGGGATGTGTTCCATTCTGTTCTGctataaataatgctgcttttTGAAAGGAGGAGAGCTCAGCAGAGTTTCTGGTCTAGCTCAAAGAACAAAACTgtatttttggggggaggggttcgaggcagggtttctctgtggctttggaggctgtcctggaactagctcttgtagaccaggctagtcttgaactcccagagatccaccttcctctgcctccagagtgctgggattaaaggcatgggccaccaccgcccagcacaaAACTGTATTTCTAATcaagttttatttaaaagtgtttgGCAACGTGAGTGCTCCCTGCCTGTACTTGCTCCCTCGATTTTGAGATCCAGGTCACCTCACGAGAATGTCTCAGGCTGAATTTGACAAAGCTGCTGAGGAAGTGAAGCACCTCAAGACCCAGCCAAGTGACAAAGAGATGCTCTTCATCTACAGCCACTCCAAACAAGCCTCGGTGGGTGATGTAAATACAGATTGGCCCGGGCTTTTGGACCTCAAAGGCAAGGCCAAGTGGGATTCCTGGAATAAACTTAAAGGAACTTCCAAGGAAAGTGCCATGAAAACctatgtggagaaagtggaagagCTAAAGAAATACAGAATATAAAAGACCAGATTTGGTGGCCAGCCACACGTGTGACCCGTGAGGACATaatgccttattttttttctaatgtagaTGATGTGGCTCTGATAAATTGGGGCCAGAATTAATCACTGATCCTCCTCCCTGTGTAGTTTTTACttgaaaaatcaattaaaagtacatttgttacttaaaaaaaaaagtgtttggcTTTTACTCAAGTTTTATGTAATATTACACAGTAACTAAAAGTACCAGACTGGTGTAAGTGACCTTCTGTGTCTTCAATAACCATAGTTAGAGGCCTATATGGATATGgccagagactttttttttttttaattagttctagttagggaataagcttgtttcacatgtaagtcccttctccctctccctctccctcccctcacctccattcctcctcccccaccctaagcctacccccccaccccatccacccaccactccccaggcagggtagggccctcaatgggggctctgcaaagtccaccaaatcttcctgtgctggtcctgggcccttccccatgtgtccagggccagagtgtaacccttcacgtaggatgggctctcaaagtcccttcttgcaccagggaaaaatactaatccaccaccagaggctccctgggtgcagaggcctccttattaacatccatgttcaggggtctggatcagtcttatactggcctccccgacagcatctggggtcgatgtgctctcccttgttcaggccaactgttcctgtggggtttctccaacctggtaccgaccccttcgctcttcattcctccctctcttcgactaaattcccgatttcagctcagtgtatatctgtggatgtgccagagacttttttttaaaggggaaaatagTTTACTCCTCCCCTAATGTCAACTAAATCCCAGGGGACCCTGGGGCATCTCCTGAATTGTCCTGTAACTGTAAGGAAGCACCTGTTCTTGTGTTCAGGGAGGCCATGGAGACCTCACCCAGTAAACTGTAACCAGTCCACAAAGAGGAAGGTCAAGGCAGAGGGAGATTTACCTCAGTGCTGTCAAGTAGAGCCACAGTCAAGCAAGGCCTTTGGCTTCTCCTCACATGGGTAGAAAAACTTGTAAAAGGAAGGTTAAAGCAGCAGAAGTTCCTCTCAAGCCCAAGTGACCCCAAGGAGCAGATTGTCAATGGACTTCACAGTGTGTATTAGTActgttctgctgctgtgatgagacaccacagccaaggcaacttaaagagagaagaatttatttgggaCTTACAGTTCCTGAGGAATTGGAGTCACCATCACagtgggaaagcatggcagcaggcacgccttggccatggtgtctcttgacagcaatagaacaataaccaAGACACTCTTTATTCAGAATGAATACTATGTAACTTGTTTGTTAAAACCTCCTTTATGCTGATATTCAACTATGTGTTGGGAATTAAGAAGTTTTAATTCAAAGCAACTTATGTGGGTATTCCTCCCTTAGGACCGCTCCAACCCTCAGGAGTTCTCACTTTTCTGTAATAATTCTGTCAAATGAAGAGCAAAATGACAAATTCATGATGAGGTTACGTTCAGGCAGCTTGTGGACAGCaagggtctctcactgcaggAAGTGTTCCAGAGAAAGTGCTGGGTGATAGAGGCACAGGGGGAGTCAGAGCTCCTTGTGGGGTGGATTCTTCTAGGGAAATGTTTAAAGATGTTAAAGGGACAGAACGCATGAGATTCTTAGTTTAGTTGTGTGAGAGTTTTAGTTTCATGAAAAAATGTGTTAGGAAAATACAGAACAGATCAtagactggagagatgcttcTCATGTGTGAGTACtgggtgggcatggtggcctgcCTGTGACCCAACACATGGgaaatggcaagctccaggtccCGCAAAAGCCCCCCTCgccctctctccatatctatatctatatctatatctatatctatatctatatctatatctatatctatatctatatctatatctggtGAAGAGTGATTAGAGAAGAAACCTAGTGCCAATCTGGggcttgcacacatacacatacacacatgcttgaacacacacacacacaccacatacaccacatacacatgcccAAAAGTCTAAGACATTAACTGACATGCCCATCCCTCAGGCTTCCTGTGTCAATCATCCCCCTAAATCTTTAGGTTCTGATGGccacaggaggaggggagatatTTGCCATCATTGGCTTTATGTTGGAATCACTGGCATAGACTCGTCACTACAACCTCCCCGAGTCTTCTTCAGGCTTCTCTATGCAAGAGTGTCAGTGGCCGAGGACTCAGCCCCCTCCCTCTCCATGACAGTGATCACGAGGACAGGttcaacattttatttcttggtgCTTCCAAGAGCTCATTTAGGGATAGCACAATAAACAAGCAACAGTAGTGAGATGCCACTCAATAGATCTCTCTAGTCTCAGTGTGGCCTTGGAGAGTTGGGGCTAAGAGAGGAGAGTGAAGCCAGGCTCCTCAAAGGGAGCTCAGAATGTGGAGGAGGGGCTTTAGGGCTAGCCTTCAGATCCAGATGTCAGAACTGCAGTCACCCCCCGGGTATCGAAGCTCATGAGCCAGTGCTGGACCAAGGGGCtccttcccaaagtccaccagaAAGTTAGGGTTCAACTTGAGCCCTCCATTTACAGTGTCTACATCAACTTGCAGCATCATGGAGCCTTCcctggaagagaagagaagggtgaGAAGTCATATGTGAGCAGCCTGGCACCCCAAGATTTGGTGAGTATAAATGGGTTCCTGGGGATGGGACAGGGTCCAAATGGGTCATCTATATGATGGGGTTCAGGTGGAGTTCCTGAGGAGTCTTTAGAGGCCAAACAATCTTTCTGGAGAGGACTGTTGGAGAGGTGATTCTGGGCTGGCTCTGCTGCTCACCTGGTGAGATCAGGGTAAAACTGCTTGTCCCAGGCACTGTACAATGATGAGGTGACATACAGACGCTTCCCATCTAAGCTGAGCTGGATCATCTGAGGGCCTCCAGGAACTCGTTTTCCCTTGGGGAAACAAGAGGTCAGACTCCAAGTGACACACAGGTTGACTAAGGGGTTGGCACATTGCCTGGATCCCAAGAGCATGGATCTGAGGGGCCAGCAAGTGAGGCCAGGGAGATGTTCTCACCTTGACCACTAGGGGCTCCGGCTGACACTTTAACTCTTGGTCCTCCAGCACCTGCACTGGGCCTCCTTTAACAATGCTGCCCCCAAGGAAGATCTGGGTTCAGGGGTGCAGAGGACAAAGGGGTACAACAGTGAGAGATATAGTGACGATTACTTTTATTATCAACTTGATTAGAATCAGGGAGGAGATACACGACCTGggtgtctgtggggcatttcaGAGAGCTTTAATTAGGAgggaagatccaccctgaatgtgagtggcaccatcccatgAGTTGGGTttccagactgaataaaaagggaagacAAGCTGGGTACCAGCATTCAGCTGTCTGCCTCCTGTGACTGCATATGTCTTGTGACCAGCCGCCCTGCACTCCTATCTCCACACCTTCTGACTATGATGGACTCCACCCCTTctgagtgcgcgcgcgcgcgcgcgcgtgtgtgtgtgtgtgtgtgtgtgtgtgtgtgtgtgtgtgtgtgtgtgtgtctgtgtgtgtgagtgtgtgtgtgagtgtgtgtgtgtgagtgtgtgtgtgagtgtgtgtgcatgcgtgagtgtgtgtgtgtgcgcgcgtgagtgtgagtgtgtgagtgtgagtgtgtgtgtgtgcgtgagtgtatgtgtgactgtgtgtgtgtgagtgtgtgtgagtgtgtgtgtgcgcgcgcgtgagtgtgtgtgtgtgagtgtgtgtgagtgtgtgagtgtgtgtgtgtgcgcgcgcgcgcgtgagtgtatgtgtgagtgtgtgtgtgagtgtgtgtgtgtgagtgtgagagtgtgagtgtgtgtgtttatgtgtgagtgtgtgtgtgagtgtgtgtgtgtgagtgtgtgtgtgtgtgtgtgagtgtgtgtgtgagtgtgtgtgtgtgtgtgtgtgtgtgtgtgtgtgtgtgtgtgtgtgaaagcatcTCACCATggaactctggctggcctgaaactcactatgtagaccaggctggtttgaaCTCAAATCCACCACTCTGACTCTCTGTGTTCTTCATACCCGGCTAGCATCCCTTTCGTTTCTGTCTCATTCTCTGTGTTCAGCCCTGACTCTccagtcctgagcctgtgccAGGCTCACATCTGCTTTTCCTGCTCCTCCCTTATCACCCCCTCCCGGAGCTTTCTGGCATCTCCTTCACTAGTGCCTCTACCTGCCCAACAAGGCGGGGCTTCTGTGGGTTAGAGATGTCATACTGCCGAATGTCCCCATGCAGCCAGTTGCTGAAGTAGAGGAAGCGGTCATCCAGGGACAGCAGGATGTCAGTGATCAAGCCTGAGGAGTGGGTTGAGGGACTTTAAGAAGTCTATCTTCCCAGGCCAGGAATCCACCCGCTGGCTCCCACCGCCTCCTGGCACTCACCTGGCATTTCGGGCAGCAACCAGCCCTTTACTTTCTTGGAGGGCACCTGGATCACCTTCTCCACTGACCAGGTGCCTCCCTACATGGGGAACAGAAGCAGAAAGTGTGCTGAGAACTAGGGACAGGGAGGAGCAGACACTGAGCCTTGTGGCTAGGGTCTCCTTCCCTGCAAGCCCTAGGGCAAGGAGCATGACTGCTTCACCATGGCACTGCCAATACTTGTCAGAGTGGCTGACACAGATGCTCACTAagtagatgtttttgttttgatttttgagagtcccatgtagaccaagctggcctggtgtttgtttgctgttcctctggcctccactttccaagtgctgggatcacaggcatgtaacACAGTATCACCTTAGAATGTATCAATATAGGTTTCAAGTGTCCCTGCCATAAGTCATGCTGAATTTTAATTACCACTGTGAGGAATTAAGAGGTGGGACCTTAActgggtttttgagacaaaaaCCCAGTTTTTGTagaggaggctggccttgaacctgctattacctcccaagtgctggggttatggtGTGAGCCATTCTAACTGGCCAGATGgaaccatttgttttgtttgtttttaatttagtttacttttattttgttttatatgtatgattgttttgcctacatgtgaaccccatgtggatgctgggaatttaatccaggtcctctggaagaatggcaAGTGCTTCTAACTGcggagccttctctctagccctgtttcatgagacagggtttcgctatGTGAccttgactgacctggaacttgctacatagaccaggcaggcctctacTTCAAAGACAtcgcctgcctttgtctcccaagtgctgggattaaacacttATGTCACCACCTGGGGACTAGGTGGGACCTTAGAGTAATTAAGTCAGAGCTCACGGAGGATGGGCTCACGTAGAGCATTTGTGGTTATCTTGAAAATGAGTCGTTTATAAAGCCAGTTTGTTTGCACATGGCTCACCCTGTGATGTCCCTGGAGGCAGAGTTCCCAACCACAAGAAAGCCTTTCACCAGATG from Cricetulus griseus strain 17A/GY chromosome 1 unlocalized genomic scaffold, alternate assembly CriGri-PICRH-1.0 chr1_0, whole genome shotgun sequence includes the following:
- the LOC103159465 gene encoding acyl-CoA-binding protein-like encodes the protein MSQAEFDKAAEEVKHLKTQPSDKEMLFIYSHSKQASVGDVNTDWPGLLDLKGKAKWDSWNKLKGTSKESAMKTYVEKVEELKKYRI